The genome window CACAAGGTAATGCAGTTGGTTGGAGTTCAGCAGGTGCATTAGGCTTTAAAGGTTCACGTAAATCAACTCCATTTGCTGCTCAAATGGCTGCAGAAACTGTGGCTAAGTCAGCAATCGAAAACGGCATGAAGACATTAGAAGTTACTGTTAAAGGGCCAGGAGCTGGACGTGAAGCAGCAATTCGTTCACTTCAAGCAGCTGGTTTAGAAGTTACAGCAATTGTTGATGTAACACCAGTTCCTCATAATGGATGCCGCCCACCAAAACGTCGTCGTGTATAATTTTACCGTATAGAATTTGTCACCCTGTCTATAATGGGTTATGATAGCTAAAAAAAGTAAAGTTTATTTTTAAGACATCAGGACAGGACAGTACGAATGAATTACAGGTAGTGCAGAAACGCCAACTGCCTATTGAGGAATTTCGGTTAGACAAGGGTCTAGCCGGGGTTTCGACGTTTTAAAGGAGGGTTTTGTTGAATGATCGAAATAGAAAAGCCAAATATTGAAACGATTGAAATTAGCGACGATGCTACTTTCGGGAAATTCGTAGTAGAACCACTTGAACGTGGATATGGTGCCACTCTAGGAAACTCCTTGCGTCGTATCTTACTATCCTCACTTCCAGGTGCTGCTGTTACATCAATTCAAATTGATGGTGC of Oceanobacillus zhaokaii contains these proteins:
- the rpsK gene encoding 30S ribosomal protein S11 translates to MARNTNTRKRRVKKNIESGIAHIRSTFNNTIVTITDTQGNAVGWSSAGALGFKGSRKSTPFAAQMAAETVAKSAIENGMKTLEVTVKGPGAGREAAIRSLQAAGLEVTAIVDVTPVPHNGCRPPKRRRV